From a single Micromonospora sp. WMMD1102 genomic region:
- a CDS encoding SDR family oxidoreductase, with the protein MDLGLTGRVALVAAASSGLGLAVARALAAEGADVSISARDPERLARAHEEVDRAGPGRVLSTVVDVTDEAAAAGWVRRTAEELGALHVVVTNSPGVPHGRADAFAVDDYRQAFDGSTLPHVALTLAALPYLRQAGWGRVLMITSEAVRQPLPGTAMSAVARLGVLGFAKGLVHSLGASGVTVNVLAPGVHQTPAFEGFVAAHSQRSGVDRETALKEIAAEVPLGRIGQPADFGALAAFLASRHAGFVTGTVLLVDGGNTRGIG; encoded by the coding sequence ATGGACCTCGGTCTGACCGGCCGGGTGGCCCTGGTCGCCGCCGCGAGCAGCGGGCTCGGCCTGGCGGTCGCCCGGGCGCTGGCCGCCGAGGGCGCGGACGTCTCCATCTCCGCCCGCGACCCGGAGCGGCTGGCCCGGGCACACGAGGAGGTCGACCGGGCCGGCCCGGGACGGGTGCTCAGCACGGTCGTCGACGTCACCGACGAGGCGGCCGCGGCCGGCTGGGTGCGGCGTACCGCCGAGGAGCTGGGTGCGCTGCACGTGGTGGTCACCAACTCGCCCGGCGTACCGCACGGCAGGGCCGACGCCTTCGCGGTGGACGACTACCGCCAGGCGTTCGACGGCTCCACGCTGCCGCACGTCGCGCTCACCCTGGCCGCCCTGCCGTACCTGCGGCAGGCCGGCTGGGGCCGGGTGCTGATGATCACCTCCGAGGCGGTACGCCAGCCGCTGCCGGGCACCGCCATGTCGGCGGTCGCCCGGCTCGGCGTGCTCGGCTTCGCCAAGGGGCTGGTGCACTCGCTGGGCGCCAGCGGCGTCACGGTGAACGTCCTCGCCCCCGGGGTGCACCAGACCCCGGCGTTCGAGGGGTTCGTCGCGGCGCACTCGCAGCGGTCCGGAGTGGACCGGGAGACCGCGCTGAAGGAGATCGCCGCCGAGGTGCCGCTCGGCCGGATCGGCCAGCCCGCCGACTTCGGCGCGCTCGCCGCGTTCCTGGCCAGCCGGCACGCCGGCTTCGTGACCGGCACGGTGCTGCTGGTCGACGGCGGAAACACCAGGGGGATCGGATGA
- a CDS encoding AMP-binding protein: MSVVESSAPASRAGTGLRDGRTVLDHLREAVHRYPDRSATICWYADGRPAERRSYAELSATVERLAAALARLGVRRGDVVTLQLPNSWQLVALSLACARIGAAAGPVAPIMRRRELEFMTRLTESPVYVGVTSLRGYSYDEMSAEVARAVPTLRHRILLGGPTTEGALDFDTFLLGRAWEDELAPGELDDREAGPDDLAQVMFTSGTTGEPKGVMHSHRTLYAINRRQIEVLGLTPDEITAMGSPTTLQGGYTWNFVMPVMLGASAVQVDAWDPTLMLRIFEAERVTFFYGAPTFLMDLIREQRQWPRDISALRAFGTGSAPVPPVLVEQARDVLGCRVYAVWGMTENGCVTVTRPEDPLMRAAESDGTPVPGMRVRIVDESTGEPVTAGAVGLLQVRGENQCLGYYRRPELYRQSLTPDGWFDTGDLARDDGYGGIRIAGRVKDIIARGAEKVPVAEVEAALLRHPAIRDVAVVGYPDPRLGERACAVIVPEGPAPTLDDLRTHLTTLGMAKPYWPERISVVDELPKTPSGKVQKFILRDQLKAA; this comes from the coding sequence ATGTCCGTAGTGGAAAGCTCGGCACCCGCCTCGCGGGCCGGCACCGGCCTGCGGGACGGCCGGACCGTACTCGACCACCTGCGGGAGGCCGTGCACCGGTACCCGGACCGGTCGGCGACGATCTGCTGGTACGCCGACGGCCGACCGGCCGAGCGGCGCAGCTACGCCGAGCTGTCCGCCACGGTCGAGCGCCTCGCCGCGGCACTGGCGCGGCTGGGCGTACGGCGGGGCGACGTGGTGACCCTGCAACTGCCGAACTCGTGGCAGCTGGTCGCACTGAGCCTCGCCTGCGCCCGGATCGGTGCCGCCGCCGGACCGGTGGCACCGATCATGCGCCGACGGGAGCTGGAGTTCATGACCCGGCTCACCGAGAGCCCCGTCTACGTCGGAGTGACGAGTCTGCGGGGCTACTCGTACGACGAGATGAGCGCGGAGGTGGCGCGGGCGGTGCCCACGCTGCGCCACCGGATCCTGCTCGGTGGCCCGACCACCGAGGGCGCGCTCGACTTCGACACCTTCCTGCTCGGCCGGGCCTGGGAGGACGAGCTGGCCCCGGGTGAGCTGGACGACCGGGAGGCGGGACCGGACGACCTGGCCCAGGTGATGTTCACCTCCGGCACCACCGGCGAGCCGAAGGGGGTGATGCACAGCCACCGCACGCTCTACGCGATCAACCGGCGGCAGATCGAGGTGCTGGGGCTCACCCCGGACGAGATCACCGCGATGGGGTCACCGACGACCCTGCAGGGCGGGTACACCTGGAACTTCGTCATGCCGGTCATGCTCGGCGCCAGCGCGGTCCAGGTGGACGCCTGGGATCCGACACTGATGCTGCGGATCTTCGAGGCGGAACGGGTGACGTTCTTCTACGGCGCGCCGACGTTCCTGATGGACCTGATCCGCGAGCAGCGGCAGTGGCCCCGGGACATCAGCGCGCTGCGGGCCTTCGGCACCGGCAGCGCACCGGTACCGCCGGTCCTGGTGGAGCAGGCCCGCGACGTGCTCGGCTGCCGGGTGTATGCGGTCTGGGGCATGACCGAGAACGGCTGTGTCACGGTCACCCGGCCGGAGGACCCGCTGATGCGGGCGGCGGAGAGCGACGGCACGCCGGTGCCCGGGATGCGGGTGCGGATCGTCGACGAGTCGACCGGCGAACCGGTCACCGCCGGGGCGGTCGGCCTGCTCCAGGTGCGCGGCGAGAACCAGTGCCTGGGCTACTACCGCCGGCCGGAGCTGTACCGGCAGTCGCTGACCCCGGACGGCTGGTTCGACACCGGCGACCTGGCCCGGGACGACGGCTACGGCGGGATCCGCATCGCCGGGCGGGTCAAGGACATCATCGCCCGGGGCGCCGAGAAGGTGCCGGTGGCCGAGGTGGAGGCCGCACTGCTGCGGCACCCGGCGATCCGCGACGTGGCGGTCGTCGGCTATCCGGACCCGCGGCTCGGCGAGCGGGCGTGTGCGGTGATCGTCCCGGAGGGGCCGGCGCCGACCCTGGACGACCTGCGCACGCACCTGACCACGCTGGGCATGGCGAAGCCGTACTGGCCGGAGCGGATCAGCGTCGTCGACGAGCTGCCGAAGACACCCTCCGGCAAGGTGCAGAAGTTCATCCTCCGTGACCAGCTTAAGGCGGCATGA
- a CDS encoding GTP-binding protein — MDILRFATAGSVDDGKSTLIGRLLYDSKSTFTDQLAAVERASRDRGDEYTNLALLTDGLRAEREQGITIDVAYGYFATPKRKFIIADTPGHAQYTRNMVTGASTADLAIILVDATKGLVEQSRRHAFLVSLLGVPHLVVCVNKMDLVGYDEAVFERIRAEFSAFTSKLSARDVTFVPISALRGDNVVSRSYEMGWYGGAPLLHHLENVHIASDRNLVDARFPVQYVIRPQSHAYRDYRGYAGQVAGGVLRPGDEVLHLPTGLTTRIAGIDGPDGPVDEAAPPMSVVLRLADDLDISRGDMICRPHNAPTPTQDLDSLVVWMTDRPLRPGQRLLVKHTTRTARAVVKDLRYRLDVNTLHRDEDAAELRCNEIGRLHLRVTQPLFCDPYSRNRLTGAFILIDEATNLTVGAGVVN; from the coding sequence ATGGACATCCTCCGGTTCGCCACCGCCGGCTCGGTCGACGACGGCAAGAGCACCCTCATCGGCCGTCTGCTCTACGACTCCAAGTCCACCTTCACCGACCAGTTGGCGGCGGTGGAGCGGGCCAGCCGGGACCGTGGCGACGAGTACACGAACCTGGCCCTGCTCACCGACGGCCTGCGGGCCGAGCGGGAGCAGGGCATCACCATCGACGTGGCGTACGGCTACTTCGCCACGCCCAAGCGGAAGTTCATCATCGCCGACACCCCCGGGCACGCCCAGTACACCCGGAACATGGTGACCGGGGCCTCCACGGCGGATCTGGCGATCATCCTGGTCGACGCGACCAAGGGGCTGGTCGAGCAGAGCCGCCGGCACGCCTTCCTGGTCAGCCTGCTCGGCGTGCCGCACCTGGTGGTCTGCGTCAACAAGATGGACCTGGTCGGCTACGACGAGGCGGTCTTCGAGCGGATCCGGGCGGAGTTCTCGGCGTTCACCTCGAAGCTCTCGGCCCGGGACGTGACATTCGTGCCGATCTCCGCGCTGCGCGGCGACAACGTGGTCAGCCGCTCCTACGAGATGGGCTGGTACGGCGGCGCCCCGCTGCTGCACCACCTGGAGAACGTGCACATCGCGTCGGACCGGAACCTGGTCGACGCCCGCTTCCCGGTGCAGTACGTCATCCGGCCGCAGTCGCACGCCTACCGCGACTACCGGGGCTACGCCGGCCAGGTCGCCGGCGGCGTGCTGCGCCCCGGCGACGAGGTGCTGCACCTGCCCACCGGGCTGACCACCCGGATCGCCGGGATCGACGGCCCGGACGGCCCGGTGGACGAGGCCGCCCCGCCGATGTCGGTGGTGCTGCGGCTCGCCGACGACCTCGACATCTCCCGGGGCGACATGATCTGCCGGCCGCACAACGCCCCGACCCCGACCCAGGACCTCGACTCCCTGGTGGTCTGGATGACCGACCGGCCGCTCCGGCCGGGCCAGCGGCTGCTGGTCAAGCACACCACCCGGACCGCCCGGGCGGTGGTGAAGGACCTGCGCTACCGGCTGGACGTGAACACCCTGCACCGGGACGAGGACGCCGCCGAGCTGCGGTGCAACGAGATCGGCCGGTTGCACCTGCGGGTCACCCAGCCGCTCTTCTGCGACCCGTACTCCCGCAACCGGCTGACCGGCGCGTTCATCCTGATCGACGAGGCGACGAACCTGACGGTCGGCGCGGGGGTCGTCAACTGA
- a CDS encoding sulfotransferase, producing the protein MKVVYITGWLRSGSTILGNVLNELPGVLHVGELHYLWQNGVLRHGTNSLCGCGEQVETCPLWSSVVATLDAPDLSRLATQMMRWQRGALRTRHTRARLANTPEQARAVVDRTVALYRALAERGASRAIVDSSKYPAEAAALLNRPDVDLRLVHIVRDPRATAYSYLRAKRYIDPMSPAASTSNWVGFNLASELVGNASNGRYLRVRHEDLTREPRRVVAEVLRFAGLDDESPVDDDGKVTLGVNHTVTGNPDRLGQGTVAIRPDERWRTELPAGHAAVSTALALPLLRRYRYPLRAKGAA; encoded by the coding sequence ATGAAGGTCGTCTACATCACCGGGTGGCTGCGCAGCGGCAGCACCATCCTGGGCAACGTGCTCAACGAGCTGCCGGGGGTGCTGCACGTCGGCGAGCTGCACTACCTGTGGCAGAACGGGGTGCTGCGGCACGGCACCAACTCGCTCTGCGGCTGCGGCGAGCAGGTCGAGACGTGCCCGCTCTGGTCGTCGGTGGTGGCCACCCTCGACGCGCCGGACCTGTCCCGGCTGGCCACCCAGATGATGCGGTGGCAGCGCGGCGCCCTGCGTACCCGGCACACCCGGGCCCGGCTGGCGAACACCCCCGAGCAGGCCCGTGCGGTGGTGGACCGGACGGTCGCGCTCTACCGGGCCCTGGCGGAGCGGGGGGCGTCGCGGGCGATCGTGGACAGCTCCAAGTACCCGGCCGAGGCGGCGGCCCTGCTCAACCGGCCGGACGTCGACCTGCGCCTGGTGCACATCGTGCGCGACCCGCGCGCCACCGCGTACTCGTACCTGCGGGCGAAGCGCTACATCGACCCGATGAGCCCGGCGGCCAGCACCTCGAACTGGGTCGGCTTCAACCTCGCCTCCGAGCTGGTCGGCAACGCCTCCAACGGGCGCTACCTGCGGGTGCGCCACGAGGACCTGACCCGGGAGCCGCGCCGGGTGGTCGCCGAGGTGCTCCGGTTCGCCGGGCTGGACGACGAGTCGCCGGTCGACGACGACGGCAAGGTCACCCTGGGGGTCAACCACACGGTCACCGGCAACCCGGACCGGCTCGGCCAGGGCACCGTGGCGATCCGGCCGGACGAGCGGTGGCGTACCGAGCTGCCGGCCGGGCACGCCGCGGTGAGCACCGCGCTCGCGTTGCCGCTGCTGCGCCGCTACCGGTATCCGCTGCGGGCGAAGGGAGCGGCGTGA
- a CDS encoding glycosyltransferase: protein MLATAVTDNLVVAVDPDAPASGLYYWEISRPWRDKVVDAVRACTDPTIRTLGEGLLAEPTDHRRYWELHAALLERQGKQPEIDELLHLGWRAECNSRLGHVLNKGYDRDSTPVTVEEMKAFDPGTPLPAGAKPEVLVVIPFHSRLEGGGDRLRNLLACLRSLRDQSFPREHYQVTVVESDEQSRWRDVISPFADNYLFARKDGVFNKSWAMNAGVVHSPGPTEIICHMDADVLADRDFLARNVERMLGPGTMGHLPYRDMLAMDFPSTWRAIRERLHGGAAAADMNRVRGFTLRRGPGLCFFARAELYHRVGGMDERYQGWGGEDIEFNYRFGFDAAYDAYEEPLLHMRHPSYSVLRSDGKLINAHLVPGTWRPERPIGQLDQFTPVGV from the coding sequence GTGCTGGCGACGGCGGTCACCGACAACCTCGTCGTCGCGGTCGACCCTGACGCACCGGCCTCCGGCCTCTACTACTGGGAAATCTCCCGGCCCTGGCGCGACAAGGTCGTCGACGCGGTCCGGGCCTGCACCGACCCGACCATCCGGACGCTCGGCGAGGGCCTGCTGGCCGAGCCGACGGACCACCGCCGCTACTGGGAGCTGCACGCGGCGCTGCTGGAGCGGCAGGGGAAGCAGCCCGAGATCGACGAGCTGCTGCACCTCGGCTGGCGGGCCGAGTGCAACTCGCGGCTCGGCCACGTGCTCAACAAGGGCTACGACCGGGACTCGACACCGGTGACGGTGGAGGAGATGAAGGCGTTCGACCCGGGTACGCCGCTGCCCGCCGGCGCCAAGCCCGAGGTCCTGGTCGTGATCCCGTTCCACAGCCGGCTGGAGGGCGGCGGAGACCGGCTGCGCAACCTGCTGGCCTGCCTGCGCTCGCTGCGCGACCAGTCCTTCCCGCGCGAGCACTACCAGGTCACCGTCGTGGAGAGCGACGAGCAGTCGCGCTGGCGCGACGTGATCAGCCCGTTCGCCGACAACTACCTCTTCGCCCGCAAGGACGGGGTGTTCAACAAGTCCTGGGCGATGAACGCGGGTGTGGTGCACAGCCCCGGCCCCACCGAGATCATCTGCCACATGGACGCCGACGTGCTGGCCGACCGGGACTTCCTGGCCCGCAACGTGGAACGGATGCTCGGGCCCGGCACGATGGGGCACCTGCCGTACCGGGACATGCTGGCGATGGACTTCCCGTCCACCTGGCGGGCGATCCGGGAGCGGCTGCACGGCGGGGCGGCGGCGGCCGACATGAACCGGGTGCGCGGGTTCACCCTGCGTCGGGGGCCGGGCCTCTGCTTCTTCGCCCGCGCCGAGCTGTACCACCGGGTCGGCGGGATGGACGAGCGCTACCAGGGCTGGGGCGGCGAGGACATCGAGTTCAACTACCGCTTCGGTTTCGACGCGGCGTACGACGCGTACGAGGAGCCGCTGCTGCACATGCGGCACCCGTCGTACTCGGTGCTGCGCTCGGACGGGAAGTTGATCAACGCGCACCTGGTGCCGGGTACCTGGCGGCCGGAGCGCCCGATCGGTCAACTCGACCAGTTCACCCCGGTCGGGGTCTAG
- a CDS encoding LuxR family transcriptional regulator produces the protein MRNTTMGDRLRQVFAGRHAELARIATAMANDDIAGVALTGTEGVGKSRLQVEAAGRADPATHRVIHAATTSATANVPFGALAEHLPSALLSAPFTGDSLRLAAESLRKHAGRRRLVLVADDAHLLDEASAALAVRMARRGELFILTTVRQGRRLPRPIVELWTDGLAEWIEVAALTRDEVQQILTEALHGQVDGALVQRFWEATAGNALWVRELLTAQLAAGRLVADPAAGMWRLTGHFAVPSWLADLVDERLAAAPAECRPALELLAFTEPIDPLVVGELIAPDVLEAAEAHGVVRIEQCDGQDQARLAYPIYGEVLRAVTPRLRAQRWLDRCAGLVEATSQHPVELARAARWRMESGRRPGPEDGGSTVTAARGAWVAMDLELAELLGRRALAAGGGAPAAEPLGYSLLFTGRPVEADAALAQLGIPEDDDDRARVVAVRAFILFFGLDRPVQAEALLRVTAAELTSGAARARLVARQALLRALAGSAESALELAGTVPGEPEARVAAGLSMVFAGRAGEGVAELDGEWPADAPWLAVLADLGVVHGQLWTGQFEAAEQRARESYDRALAGNWPFGLAMACLLRGLVARMRGRLREEISWSREGVSIARQYGPSSMLALLLGLMAHGHALTGDTDAAGENLAEVDRLPAASMRVLTPWIELARTWVAAAQHGDGVPLAQRAARLARSAGAVGFEALALHDVVRLGAAERAADRLRVLADDSGHRLAGLYASHARAVADGDAGTLAEVSAGFAELGSSLLAAEAAAEESIRHRNGGQLALASAATARALTLIRRCEDVPRCPALSILEAPHITPRESEIAELASHGLSSKEIGRRLVLSVRTVENHLHRVYRKLGISTRAELGDLRVLLTETVS, from the coding sequence GTGAGGAATACGACCATGGGGGACCGGCTGCGGCAGGTGTTCGCCGGCCGACACGCCGAGCTGGCCCGGATCGCGACCGCGATGGCAAACGACGACATCGCCGGGGTGGCACTCACCGGCACCGAGGGCGTCGGCAAGAGCCGCCTGCAGGTCGAGGCGGCCGGCCGCGCCGACCCGGCGACCCACCGGGTCATCCACGCCGCCACCACGTCGGCCACCGCCAACGTACCGTTCGGCGCGCTCGCCGAACACCTACCCTCCGCGCTGCTCAGCGCCCCGTTCACCGGCGACTCGCTGCGGCTGGCCGCCGAGTCGCTGCGCAAGCACGCCGGCCGGCGCCGCCTGGTGCTGGTCGCCGACGACGCCCACCTGCTGGACGAGGCCTCGGCCGCGCTGGCGGTCCGGATGGCACGGCGCGGCGAACTGTTCATCCTGACCACCGTGCGCCAGGGCCGCCGGCTGCCGCGGCCGATCGTCGAGCTGTGGACCGACGGGCTGGCCGAGTGGATCGAGGTAGCTGCGCTGACCCGCGACGAGGTGCAGCAGATCCTCACCGAGGCGCTGCACGGCCAGGTGGACGGGGCGCTGGTGCAGCGCTTCTGGGAGGCCACCGCCGGCAACGCGCTCTGGGTACGCGAACTGCTCACCGCCCAGCTCGCGGCCGGCCGGCTGGTCGCCGACCCGGCGGCCGGAATGTGGCGGCTGACCGGCCACTTCGCCGTGCCGTCCTGGCTGGCGGACCTGGTCGACGAGCGGCTGGCGGCGGCACCGGCGGAGTGCCGGCCCGCTCTGGAGCTGCTCGCCTTCACCGAGCCGATCGACCCGCTCGTGGTGGGTGAGCTGATCGCACCCGACGTGCTGGAGGCCGCCGAGGCGCACGGCGTGGTCCGGATCGAGCAATGTGACGGTCAGGACCAGGCGCGGCTGGCGTACCCCATCTACGGCGAGGTGCTGCGTGCCGTCACCCCCCGGCTGCGCGCCCAGCGCTGGCTGGACCGCTGCGCCGGCCTCGTCGAGGCGACCAGCCAGCATCCGGTGGAGCTGGCCCGGGCCGCCCGGTGGCGGATGGAGAGCGGCCGGCGGCCCGGACCGGAGGACGGCGGAAGCACGGTGACGGCCGCCCGGGGTGCCTGGGTGGCGATGGACCTGGAGCTGGCCGAGCTGCTCGGCCGGCGCGCGCTCGCCGCCGGTGGCGGTGCGCCGGCCGCGGAACCGCTCGGCTACAGCCTGCTCTTCACCGGCCGGCCGGTGGAGGCCGATGCCGCGCTGGCCCAGCTCGGGATACCGGAGGACGACGACGACCGGGCCCGGGTGGTTGCGGTGCGCGCCTTCATCCTCTTCTTCGGCCTGGACCGTCCGGTCCAGGCCGAAGCGCTGTTGCGGGTCACCGCCGCCGAGCTGACCAGCGGGGCGGCCCGCGCCCGGCTGGTCGCCCGGCAGGCGCTGCTGCGCGCCCTCGCCGGCTCCGCCGAGTCCGCCCTGGAACTCGCCGGCACCGTGCCGGGCGAACCCGAGGCCCGGGTCGCGGCCGGCCTGTCGATGGTCTTCGCCGGCCGGGCCGGCGAAGGGGTGGCGGAACTCGACGGCGAGTGGCCGGCCGACGCGCCCTGGCTGGCGGTCCTCGCCGACCTCGGCGTGGTGCACGGCCAGTTGTGGACCGGCCAGTTCGAGGCGGCCGAGCAGCGGGCCCGGGAGAGCTACGACCGGGCGCTGGCCGGCAACTGGCCGTTCGGCCTGGCGATGGCGTGCCTGCTGCGCGGCCTGGTCGCCCGGATGCGGGGCCGGCTGCGCGAGGAGATCTCCTGGTCCCGGGAGGGCGTCTCGATCGCCCGCCAGTACGGTCCCAGCAGCATGCTGGCCCTCCTGCTCGGGTTGATGGCGCACGGTCACGCCCTGACCGGCGACACGGACGCCGCCGGGGAGAACCTGGCCGAGGTGGACCGGCTGCCCGCCGCCTCGATGCGGGTGCTGACTCCGTGGATCGAGCTGGCCCGCACCTGGGTCGCCGCCGCGCAGCACGGTGACGGCGTACCGCTCGCCCAGCGCGCCGCGCGGCTCGCCCGGTCCGCCGGCGCGGTCGGGTTCGAGGCGCTCGCCCTGCACGACGTGGTCCGGCTGGGTGCGGCGGAACGGGCCGCGGACCGGCTGCGGGTACTCGCCGACGACTCCGGCCACCGCCTCGCCGGGCTGTACGCCAGCCACGCCCGTGCGGTGGCCGACGGCGACGCCGGCACGCTGGCCGAGGTCTCGGCCGGCTTCGCGGAGCTGGGCAGTTCGCTGCTCGCCGCCGAGGCCGCCGCCGAGGAGTCGATCCGGCACCGCAACGGCGGCCAGCTCGCCCTGGCGTCCGCGGCGACCGCCCGGGCGCTCACCCTGATCCGCCGCTGCGAGGACGTGCCGCGCTGCCCGGCACTGTCCATCCTGGAGGCACCGCACATCACGCCCCGGGAGAGCGAGATCGCCGAACTCGCCTCGCACGGCCTGTCCAGCAAGGAAATCGGGCGCCGCCTGGTGCTGTCGGTACGCACCGTGGAGAACCACCTGCACCGGGTGTACCGCAAGCTCGGCATCAGCACCCGGGCGGAGCTGGGCGACCTGCGGGTGCTGCTCACCGAGACCGTCAGCTGA
- a CDS encoding family 3 encapsulin nanocompartment shell protein encodes MATTMQPSATALEVTRQTLADPALTRRSPGEEFAWAVAQEKDGADLVVPIRAHLTASFPLFATRPRYTVRHLLKVASVSDRTLAFVREAPKAGYGAAGNTYATTPESGFRPSVEYAELTEMTVTVPVPDGLRHDPALLAAFVDYRVLVRLGVVENQALLHGTADHRIEGLLNLPEIRRAPLRGDLGAALTEAAGTVEETGGSCDGIVVHPAHYWELVRDGYLGRLGEAGIKVSRTRMMPRGQALLGDFRAAVTLLDPGNSSLAIVGDAIEARTWAGLAVHLPQHFLLLGGDRE; translated from the coding sequence ATGGCCACAACCATGCAGCCCAGCGCCACCGCGCTGGAGGTCACCCGCCAGACGCTGGCCGACCCGGCACTGACCCGGCGCAGTCCGGGTGAGGAGTTCGCCTGGGCGGTCGCGCAGGAGAAGGACGGCGCGGACCTCGTCGTGCCGATCCGTGCCCACCTGACCGCGTCGTTCCCGCTCTTCGCGACCCGGCCCCGCTACACGGTCCGCCACCTGCTGAAGGTGGCCTCCGTCTCCGACCGTACCCTCGCGTTCGTCCGGGAGGCGCCGAAGGCCGGGTACGGCGCCGCCGGCAACACCTACGCGACCACGCCCGAGTCCGGCTTCCGGCCCAGTGTCGAGTACGCCGAGCTGACCGAGATGACCGTCACGGTGCCGGTACCCGACGGTCTGCGCCACGACCCGGCCCTGCTCGCCGCGTTCGTCGACTACCGGGTGCTGGTCCGGCTCGGTGTGGTGGAGAACCAGGCGCTGCTGCACGGCACCGCCGACCACCGGATCGAGGGCCTGCTCAACCTGCCCGAGATCCGCCGGGCGCCGTTGCGCGGCGACCTCGGTGCGGCGCTGACCGAGGCGGCCGGCACGGTCGAGGAGACCGGCGGCTCCTGCGACGGGATCGTGGTGCATCCGGCGCACTACTGGGAGCTGGTCCGGGACGGCTACCTCGGCCGACTCGGCGAGGCGGGCATCAAGGTGTCCCGTACCCGGATGATGCCGCGCGGTCAGGCGCTGCTCGGCGACTTCCGGGCGGCGGTCACGCTGCTCGACCCGGGCAACTCGTCGCTGGCGATCGTCGGCGACGCGATCGAGGCCCGCACCTGGGCCGGCCTCGCCGTGCACCTGCCGCAGCACTTCCTCCTGTTGGGAGGTGACCGGGAATGA
- the cysD gene encoding sulfate adenylyltransferase subunit CysD produces the protein MSVEVLEAEAVHIIREVAAEFERPVLLFSGGKDSIVMLRLAEKAFRPAPIPFPVLHVDTGHNFPEVLDYRDRRVAELGVQLICASVQESIDTGRVVEETGPRASRNRLQTTTLLDALDKYGFDAAFGGARRDEEKARAKERIFSFRDEFGQWDPKNQRPELWNLFNTRIRRGEHIRVFPLSNWTELDVWRYIERDGLEVPSIYFAHRRRVFERDGMLLAENPYQAPGPGAEVVEATVRYRTVGDMTCTGAVESGARTVADIVREVASTRITERGATRADDRVSEAAMEDRKREGYF, from the coding sequence ATGAGCGTCGAGGTACTGGAGGCGGAGGCCGTCCACATCATCCGGGAGGTGGCGGCCGAGTTCGAGCGGCCGGTGCTGCTCTTCTCCGGTGGCAAGGACTCGATCGTCATGCTCCGGCTAGCCGAGAAGGCGTTCCGGCCGGCGCCGATCCCGTTCCCGGTGCTGCACGTCGACACCGGGCACAACTTCCCCGAGGTGCTCGACTACCGGGACAGGCGGGTCGCCGAGCTGGGGGTGCAGCTGATCTGCGCCTCGGTGCAGGAGTCGATCGACACCGGCCGGGTGGTCGAGGAGACCGGGCCGCGGGCCAGCCGCAACCGGTTGCAGACCACCACCCTGCTGGACGCCCTCGACAAGTACGGCTTCGACGCCGCGTTCGGCGGGGCCCGCCGGGACGAGGAGAAGGCCCGGGCCAAGGAGCGGATCTTCTCCTTCCGGGACGAGTTCGGCCAGTGGGACCCGAAGAACCAGCGGCCCGAGCTGTGGAACCTGTTCAACACCCGGATCCGGCGCGGGGAGCACATCCGGGTCTTCCCGCTCTCCAACTGGACCGAGCTGGACGTCTGGCGGTACATCGAGCGGGACGGGCTGGAGGTGCCGTCGATCTACTTTGCGCACCGCCGCCGGGTCTTCGAGCGGGACGGCATGCTGCTGGCCGAGAACCCGTACCAGGCGCCCGGTCCGGGCGCGGAGGTGGTCGAGGCCACCGTCCGGTACCGCACGGTCGGCGACATGACCTGCACCGGGGCCGTCGAGTCCGGGGCGCGCACCGTCGCCGACATCGTCAGGGAGGTCGCGTCGACCCGGATCACCGAGCGCGGGGCGACCCGGGCCGACGACCGGGTCAGCGAGGCCGCCATGGAAGACCGCAAGCGGGAGGGGTACTTCTGA